In Dermacentor silvarum isolate Dsil-2018 chromosome 2, BIME_Dsil_1.4, whole genome shotgun sequence, the following proteins share a genomic window:
- the LOC119440961 gene encoding uncharacterized protein LOC119440961, whose protein sequence is MAKYQEEDDSLRRLVLAFAVTACLLCVVLALSVYRRREPPKQDVDDSASAPSPSASQPTVATDPKAAEIAARRRRKFEILRRRAAKQELANPSRDEWIYVDAQGRPMAYLTSTQTVTVTYTAPARSR, encoded by the exons ATGGCCAAG TACCAGGAGGAAGACGACAGCCTGCGAAGGCTCGTGCTCGCCTTTGCCGTGACGGCGTGCCTGTTGTGCGTGGTCCTCGCTCTTTCTGTGTACCGCCGGAGGGAACCTCCAAAACAAGACGTCGACGA CTCGGCCAGCGCCCCATCACCCAGCGCCTCCCAGCCGACGGTGGCGACCGACCCCAAGGCGGCCGAGATCGCGGCGCGTCGGAGGCGCAAGTTTGAAATACTGAGACGTCGCGCggccaagcaggaactcgccAACCCATCCCGCGACGAGTGGATCTACGTGGACGCGCAGGGGCGACCGATGGCGTACCTCACCTCCACGCAGACGGTCACGGTCACGTACACGGCACCAGCAAGATCACGGTGA